One region of Danio rerio strain Tuebingen ecotype United States chromosome 5, GRCz12tu, whole genome shotgun sequence genomic DNA includes:
- the pho gene encoding phoenix isoform X2, translating to MNECYVCNIIYTYFFKYCIFCILLYSDSESLFITQSVTKVVHTKRRLRSSKKPDSISDDSGYVRERRLSENQQTECEEESRSLRSSRRKRSKWEMYASARKATFPFLMKSLKTQHLPIRKHQILENSEVGGFFKCIKKIKTGSVKMGKVISSHLFQSPISDSSEEEDQNSEHDVISVDKALFVPGYKRGINFKWLPDFIRERRTLENYLSNGVDKEKKTEQIIEYRQRNQHPQRTSAKALSKSSQVSKKPKKQDTHEVLASCSDHEDLEIAECAENSHEGHKVVIEETQRQTVEEASAHLEHEDDLNCKVVEYRKRKRHPKRTSAKALSKSSQVSKKPKKQDTHEVLASCSDHEDIESVECAENSHEDHNVVIEETQRQTVEEASAHLEHEDDLNCKNQPDVDQPNESNFIGPPQEGDISTQSDTQQTDSDIGSVDLFSPLNSPKRDDQIPNTTSITANVEENDQDSDVTQIESEGQHVSTFTQETQKCFANEEYDSDETHIDTESLSRFKPRTPNKQFTSTKHPEIPQFRVQSPKPPSRQAETVNVQLSPKHLPLSNVPLSEVPISPCESAIVGRQKTMVETETDSPMFKITGPSFLKRKRKRTKDKNAAADFKQHDTNGDVGQMVSCPGDDITGLKAVPIENIEACGVEHEMAIGEQTEELGLKSKELLEESVLSTVNSVSTKSKREKMKKYKVKECEAVENQLVETSKKAKKKKKDKERIATSYPEENNLTNIQSNEGFDSAELRVKEVNQSSQSLNTDQPTCVQTSEEITGETELKKKTTRHETDDPLYESVGLDVTLASQFDVGLRIDEQQEGLVTEEAERDERLQGKAMKVAKGKKKIQDTSFQVDHDIGLDKQRSDSGAKPANLDLDGLESLTIKKKKKKKKKHKLKEKTDPKLDFDFDHNVQFFQTDRLQTTDSVLLDSTHTNKQKKKKLKCQNDTDQSSDLKQLHVVGSKLQTIDLPKTDKHMERTGVSSSDALLEHMDDRTLGMRENNTIQTDQIEHLQTSEEVTRCSSPRLSSDKKREKTSVHPNLDASSVFQFDGFKANEDQAITQNTTKEKQISSEQLENNLVGPPSQVENIANVNSSVLLDHTHMNTLREGQLKEQTYKELALAFGLKQLCIVVNKLKTTDLPKTNKNMEGTGVGSSDELLKHTDDRTLETRENNTIQTNQIEHLQTSEKVERHSSPRVTRLSFAKKWMKTSVDSNLDASSGSQFDGLNSMAKEDWTFSQNMDLPLKRTKNKQKDKERTGVSSDALLKRMDDRPPEMRKKNTIQTNQIEYLQTSEKVTRRSSPRLTRLSLAKKMEKTSVDPNLDASSGSQFDGLKEASKEDRTAPRNSIEEKQSDAISSEGLENNPAHLVSTNKSDNTSPSSQVDNIVGLQSDANSVLLDHTHTDKQKKKKIKHKLIEQTEKELTSEVEDNVQPFQFIELRAMDLPSKRITNKKLKDRKRTGVSSSDAVLKHIDDGPSDMRENNSIQTDKIEHLQTSEEMTRCPSPRLSSDKKRKKKYVDTNLDASSGFQFNWSNGMAKEYSKNSTNISSLDNMHTSKQKKKKKQKLKEQKNVESVGDNVYSLEPDQFSGLQITEIKTKKKDKKRTKQANVEENDLKGILSNKAFKASQTYQLEHIQTSEEIKGRSPNAASKSAKKKKKKKNETKNPQYESVNLDLSLAKEDRTTTQNHTEETQGDGNAVEHLEMNPAGLIKVSKKKKKRENAGIVQLDNIIGLQSGSSTDVKSSVLSDSTDTNKHKKKKRKTLKEQENVEAEGDDVQSVEPDPFSGLQITEMTTKKKRKHKRCEEQRCLRGVSSHEAFKAPPTNLLQHIQTSEEISQCQSPNVAALENGGSPYQLENITEMQPGNSIDINSSEILYSTCTHKQKWKKLKQQENVEADANDVHSAELNLFSELKISEPTTKKKKHKKCVEKCALKDISSNEGIKAPQTSQLEHVQTSKEITQCQSPNAATLKSEKKKKQKRDETEVPQYLDASSVSQFDDVTRLKKQAKVDRTTTQNSSEETQNDDISSKQLEMNPAHLIKVSKRKKKREKAGSPYKVDKIVGLQSGNFTDVNFSQLSDSKRTDKQKKKKKIKLKEQENAEADVDDVHSVELDQFSGLQITKPTTKKKRKHKRCVEESGLRDISSNEAYKAPQTNQLEHIQTSEEITPFQAPNVAALKSAKKKKKKRDKTVEPQCLDASSVSQFDDVKTRAKEDQTLTPNSSKETQGDDSAVECLETNPAGLMKVSKKKKKRENAASPYKVDNIVGLESGNSADVSSSVPSDSTDTNKHKKKKRKKLKKQEIVEADLQTSEEIIQCQSPNVATLKSVKKKKDETKEHQRLDVSSVSQFDDVSRLKKRAKEDRTTIQNSSEETQSADISSEQLEINPAHLIKVSKRKKKRENGRSPSQVGNIVGLQSGNFTDISSSVLSDSTRTDKQKSKQKKKLKEQENVEADANDFHSAEPDQFSGLQITEMTTKKKKKHKRCVEESGLRDISSNYAFKAPQTNQLEHVQTSEEITQCQSPNVAALKSEKKKKNKRDKTDKPQYLDESSVSQFDDVKKRAKADRTTTHNSSEETQKDNISSECLELNPAHLMKISKRKRENKSLGLLSENTADLNSSSLLDGTDTDKHKKKKRKKLEGQENVEADVDDVHSAEPDQFSELQIPEMTTKKKKKHKRCVEESGLKDISSNEALKALQTNQLEHIETSEEMTIKTVKKEKKKRDATEEPHYKSVDLDVSPTESTTEAKLNPTKHKKKRKQSFSGSHDAHEAPERKRKKDRN from the exons atgaatgaatgttatgtttgtaatataatatacacaTATTTTTTCAAGTACTGTATCTTCTGCATTCTCCTGTACAGTGACTCTGAAAGCCTGTTTATAACACAGTCTGTGACGAAAGTAGTTCACACTAAAAGACGACTCCGATCATCTAAGAAACCAGACTCCATCTCTGATGACTCCGGGTATGTGAGAGAAAGGAGACTCTCGGAGAACCAACAGACTGAATGTGAGGAGGAAAGCAGAAGTCTACGTTCTTCACGCCGCAAAAGATCAAAATGGGAAATGTATGCCTCCGCTCGCAAAGCTACGTTTCCCTTTTTGATGAAATCACTCAAAACACAACATCTGCCTATTAGGAAGCACCAGATTCTGGAG aattCAGAAGTTGGTGGGTTCTTCAAATGTATTAAGAAAATCAAGACCGGTTCTGTGAAGATGGGAAAAGTGATCAGTTCACACTTGTTTCAGTCTCC GATAAGTGATTCGTCAGAGGAAGAGGACCAAAATAGTGAGCATGACGTCATATCAGTG GATAAAGCCCTTTTTGTTCCAGGTTACAAAAGAGGAATCAACTTCAAATGGTTGCCAGACTTTATCAGGGAGAGAAGGACTCTGGAAAACTATTTATCAAATGGCGTTGACAAGGAAAAGAAAACAGAACAAATTATCGAGTACAGACAACGAAATCAACATCCACAGAGAACTTCAGCCAAGGCATTATCAAAATCATCCCAGGTGTCCAAGAAGCCGAAAAAACAAGACACGCATGAGGTTTTAGCTTCTTGTTCAGATCATGAAGATCTTGAGATTGCCGAATGTGCTGAAAATTCACATGAAGGTCATAAAGTGGTTATCGAGGAGACACAGAGACAAACTGTAGAAGAAGCATCGGCTCATTTGGAGCACGAGGATGACCTTAACTGTAAAGTTGTCGAGTACAGAAAACGAAAGAGACATCCAAAGAGAACTTCAGCCAAGGCATTATCAAAATCATCCCAGGTGTCCAAGAAACCGAAAAAACAAGACACGCATGAGGTTTTAGCTTCCTGTTCAGATCATGAAGATATTGAGAGTGTCGAATGTGCTGAAAATTCACATGAAGATCATAATGTGGTTATCGAGGAGACACAGAGACAAACTGTAGAAGAAGCATCGGCTCATTTGGAGCACGAGGATGACCTTAACTGTAAAAATCAGCCGGATGTTGACCAACCCAATGAAAGCAATTTCATTGGTCCACCCCAAGAGGGAGATATTTCCACGCAGAGTGATACTCAACAGACTGACAGTGACATCGGCTCCGTGGATTTATTCAGCCCATTGAACAGTCCAAAGCGAGACGATCAAATTCCTAATACCACATCTATTACAGCAAACGTGGAGGAAAACGATCAAGACAGTGATGTGACACAGATAGAGAGTGAAGGACAACATGTGTCAACATTTACACAAGAAACACAGAAATGTTTTGCAAATGAGGAATATGACAGTGATGAAACACACATAGACACTGAATCTTTGTCCAGGTTTAAGCCAAGAACACCAAACAAACAGTTTACCAGTACTAAACACCCTGAAATCCCACAGTTTAGAGTTCAGAGTCCAAAACCACCCTCAAGGCAAGCGGAGACCGTGAATGTGCAACTATCTCCTAAACATTTACCACTATCTAATGTACCATTAAGTGAAGTCCCCATAAGTCCATGTGAAAGTGCTATCGTAGGTCGACAAAAAACAATGGTTGAGACTGAAACCGATAGTCCGATGTTTAAAATCACTGGACCGAGTTttcttaaaagaaaaagaaagagaacgAAAGATAAAAATGCTGCTGCTGATTTCAAACAACATGATACCAATGGAGATGTTGGTCAGATGGTGAGTTGTCCTGGTGATGACATCACAGGACTTAAAGCAGTACCCATAGAGAACATTGAAGCATGTGGAGTGGAACATGAAATGGCAATTGGAGAACAAACCGAAGAATTGGGTTTAAAGTCAAAGGAGCTCTTGGAGGAAAGTGTTTTATCTACGGTCAACAGTGTTAGCACAAAGAGTAAGAGGGAAAAGATGAAAAAGTATAAGGTAAAAGAGTGTGAGGCTGTAGAGAATCAGTTGGTTGAGACATCCaaaaaagccaaaaagaagaaaaaggacAAAGAGAGAATAGCAACATCATATCCAGAGGAAAATAATCTTACAAACATCCAATCAAATGAAGGATTCGACTCCGCAGAGTTGAGAGTAAAAGAAGTGAATCAATCAAGTCAATCCCTTAACACTGATCAACCAACATGTGTACAGACCTCAGAGGAAATTACTGGTGaaactgaattaaaaaagaaGACGACACGCCATGAGACGGATGACCCTCTTTATGAATCTGTTGGTCTGGATGTTACCTTAGCATCTCAGTTTGATGTTGGTCTCAGAATCGATGAACAACAGGAAGGTTTGGTCACTGAAGAAGCTGAGAGAGATGAACGTTTGCAGGGTAAAGCAATGAAGGTTGCCAAAGGCAAAAAGAAAATTCAGGACACAAGTTTTCAAGTTGATCATGACATTGGATTGGATAAACAAAGGTCAGATAGTGGAGCAAAACCAGCAAATTTGGATTTAGATGGCTTGGAAAGCTTAacgattaaaaagaaaaaaaagaagaagaaaaagcacAAATTAAAAGAGAAAACTGACCCCAagcttgattttgattttgacCACAATGTGCAATTTTTTCAGACTGATAGGTTACAAACTACAGATTCTGTGCTTTTGGACAGCACACATACCaataaacagaaaaagaagaAATTGAAATGTCAAAATGACACTGATCAGAGTTCAGATTTGAAGCAACTGCACGTTGTCGGCAGCAAATTACAAACTATTGATTTGCCAAAAACCGATAAACACATGGAAAGAACAGGAGTTAGCTCATCTGATGCACTTTTGGAGCACATGGATGACAGAACTCTAGGAATGAGAGAGAATAACACAATTCAGACCGATCAGATTGAGCATTTACAGACATCGGAAGAAGTGACAAGATGTTCATCACCCAGATTAAGCTCCGATAAGAAAAGAGAGAAAACATCTGTTCATCCAAATCTGGATGCAAGTTCTGTGTTTCAGTTTGATGGGTTCAAAGCAAATGAAGACCAGGCAATTACACAAAATACCACCAAAGAAAAGCAGATTTCCTCAGAACAGTTGGAAAATAATTTAGTAGGTCCTCCATCTCAAGTTGAGAACATCGCAAATGTCAATTCTTCTGTGCTTTTAGATCACACGCACATGAATACACTGAGAGAGGGTCAATTAAAAGAGCAAACCTACAAAGAGCTTGCTTTAGCTTTTGGATTGAAACAACTGTGCATTGTTGTCAATAAGTTAAAGACTACAGATTTGCCAAAAACCAACAAAAACATGGAAGGAACAGGAGTTGGGTCATCTGATGAACTTTTGAAGCACACGGATGATAGAACTCTAGAAACGAGAGAGAATAACACAATTCAGACCAATCAGATTGAGCATTTACAGACATCAGAAAAAGTGGAAAGACATTCATCACCTCGTGTAACCAGATTAAGTTTTGCAAAGAAATGGATGAAAACATCTGTTGATTCAAATTTGGATGCAAGTTCTGGGTCTCAGTTTGATGGGTTGAATAGCATGGCAAAAGAAGACTGGACATTTTCACAAAACATGGATTTGCCTTTAAAaagaactaaaaataaacaaaaagacaaagaGAGAACAGGAGTTAGCTCAGATGCACTTTTGAAACGCATGGATGATAGACCTCCAGAAatgagaaagaagaacacaatTCAGACCAATCAGATTGAGTATTTACAGACATCAGAAAAAGTGACCAGACGTTCATCGCCCCGTTTAACCAGATTAAGCTTAGCAAAGAAAATGGAGAAAACATCTGTTGATCCAAATCTGGATGCAAGTTCTGGATCTCAGTTTGATGGGTTGAAAGAGGCTTCAAAAGAAGACCGGACAGCTCCACGAAACAGCATTGAAGAAAAGCAGAGTGATGCCATTTCCTCAGAAGGTTTAGAAAATAACCCAGCACATTTAGTTTCCACTAATAAAAGTGATAATACAAGTCCTTCATCTCAAGTTGACAACATTGTTGGACTGCAGTCAGATGCCAATTCTGTGCTTTTGGACCACACGCATACTGATaaacagaaaaagaagaagataAAGCATAAATTAATAGAGCAAACTGAAAAAGAGCTTACTTCAGAAGTTGAGGACAATGTGCAGCCATTTCAGTTCATTGAGTTACGAGCCATGGATTTGCCTTCAAaaagaattacaaataaaaaactcaaAGACCGGAAAAGAACAGGAGTTAGCTCATCTGATGCAGTTTTGAAGCACATAGATGATGGTCCTTCAGATATGAGAGAGAATAACTCAATTCAGACTGATAAGATTGAGCATTTACAGACATCAGAAGAAATGACAAGATGTCCATCACCCAGATTAAGCTCAGAtaagaaaaggaagaaaaaatatGTTGATACAAATCTGGATGCGAGTTCTGGGTTTCAGTTTAATTGGTCGAATGGGATGGCAAAAGAATACAGCAAAAACAGCACTAATATCAGTTCTTTGGACAACATGCATACCAGTaaacagaaaaagaagaaaaagcagaAATTAAAAGAGCAGAAGAATGTAGAGTCTGTTGGGGACAACGTTTATTCTTTAGAGCCGGATCAGTTCAGTGGGTTACAAATAACtgagataaaaacaaaaaagaaagataaaaagaGGACAAAGCAAGCAAATGTAGAGGAGAATGATTTAAAAGGAATCTTGTCAAATAAGGCTTTTAAAGCTTCTCAGACTTATCAACTTGAGCATATACAGACCTCTGAGGAAATTAAAGGTCGATCACCTAATGCTGCGTCAAAATCGgcgaagaagaaaaagaaaaaaaagaatgagaCTAAAAATCCTCAGTATGAATCCGTAAATCTGGATTTGAGTTTAGCAAAAGAAGACCGGACAACTACACAGAACCACACTGAAGAAACGCAGGGTGATGGCAATGCTGTGGAACATTTGGAAATGAATCCAGCAGGCTTAATAAAGGtttccaaaaagaaaaagaaaagggagAATGCAGGGATAGTTCAACTTGATAACATCATTGGATTGCAGTCAGGAAGTTCCACAGACGTCAAATCTTCTGTGCTTTCGGACAGCACAGATACCaataaacacaaaaagaagaaaaggaagaCATTAAAAGAGCAGGAGAATGTAGAGGCTGAAGGGGACGATGTTCAATCGGTTGAACCGGATCCGTTCAGTGGGTTACAAATAACTGAGatgacaacaaaaaagaaaaggaagcATAAAAGATGTGAAGAGCAGCGTTGTTTGCGAGGCGTTTCATCACATGAAGCTTTTAAAGCCCCTCCAACCAATCTACTTCAGCATATACAGACTTCTGAGGAAATTAGTCAATGTCAATCACCTAATGTAGCTGCACTGGAGAATGGAGGTTCCCCATATCAACTTGAAAACATCACTGAAATGCAGCCAGGAAATTCCATAGACATCAATTCTTCTGAGATTTTGTACAGCACATGTACCCATAAACAGAAATGGAAGAAATTAAAACAGCAGGAGAATGTAGAGGCAGATGCGAACGATGTTCATTCAGCAGAGCTGAATCTGTTCAGTGAGTTAAAAATATCCGAGCCGAcaacaaaaaagaagaaacataaaaaatgtgtagAGAAGTGTGCTTTGAAAGACATTTCATCAAATGAAGGTATTAAAGCACCTCAGACCAGTCAACTTGAGCATGTACAGACTTCTAAGGAAATTACTCAATGTCAATCACCTAATGCAGCTACATTAAAGTcagagaagaagaaaaagcagAAAAGGGATGAGACTGAGGTACCGCAGTATCTGGATGCGAGTTCTGTGTCTCAGTTTGATGATGTCACtcgattgaaaaagcaagcaaaagTAGACCGCACAACTACACAAAACAGCTCTGAAGAAACGCAGAATGATGATATTTCCTCAAAACAATTGGAAATGAATCCAGCGCATTTAATAAAAGTTtccaaaaggaaaaagaaaagggAGAAGGCAGGCTCTCCATATAAAGTTGATAAAATTGTTGGATTGCAATCAGGAAATTTCACAGATGTCAATTTTTCTCAGCTTTCGGACAGCAAACGTACAGATaaacagaaaaagaagaaaaagattaaattaaaagAGCAGGAGAATGCAGAGGCTGATGTGGACGATGTTCATTCTGTCGAGCTGGATCAGTTCAGTGGGTTACAAATAACCAAACcgacaacaaaaaagaaaaggaaacatAAAAGATGTGTAGAGGAGAGTGGTTTACGAGACATTTCATCAAATGAAGCTTATAAAGCTCCTCAGACCAATCAGCTTGAGCATATTCAGACTTCTGAGGAAATTACTCCATTTCAAGCACCTAATGTAGCTGCATTAAAGTCAgcgaagaagaaaaagaagaaaagggatAAGACTGTGGAACCTCAGTGTCTGGATGCGAGTTCTGTGTCTCAGTTTGATGATGTGAAAACGCGAGCAAAAGAAGACCAGACACTTACACCAAACAGCTCTAAAGAAACACAAGGTGATGATAGTGCTGTAGAATGTTTGGAAACGAATCCAGCAGGCTTAATGAAggtttcaaaaaagaaaaagaaaagagaaaatgcAGCTTCTCCATATAAAGTTGATAACATTGTTGGATTAGAGTCAGGGAATTCAGCAGACGTCAGTTCTTCTGTGCCTTCAGACAGCACAGATACCaataaacacaaaaagaagaaaaggaagaAATTAAAAAAGCAGGAGATTGTAGAGGCTGATCTACAGACGTCTGAGGAAATTATTCAGTGTCAATCACCTAATGTAGCTACATTAAAGTCAGTAAAGAAGAAAAAGGATGAGACTAAGGAACATCAGCGCCTGGATGTGAGTTCTGTGTCTCAGTTTGATGATGTCTCTCGGTTAAAAAAGCGAGCCAAAGAAGACCGCACAACCATACAAAACAGCTCAGAAGAAACGCAGAGTGCTGACATTTCCTCAGAACAACTGGAAATTAATCCAGCACATTTGATAAAGGTTtccaaaaggaaaaagaaaagagagaATGGAAGATCTCCTAGTCAAGTTGGTAACATTGTTGGATTGCAGTCAGGAAATTTCACAGACATCAGTTCTTCTGTGCTTTCGGACAGCACACGTACCGATAAACAGAAAAGTAAGCAAAAGAAGAAATTAAAAGAGCAGGAGAATGTAGAGGCTGATGCCAACGATTTTCATTCTGCAGAGCCGGATCAGTTCAGTGGATTACAAATAACTGAGATGAcaacaaaaaagaagaagaaacatAAAAGATGTGTCGAGGAGAGTGGTTTACGAGACATTTCATCAAATTACGCTTTTAAAGCTCCTCAGACCAATCAACTTGAGCATGTACAGACTTCTGAGGAAATTACTCAATGTCAATCACCCAATGTAGCTGCATTAAAGtcagagaagaagaaaaagaataaaaggGATAAGACTGATAAGCCTCAGTATCTGGATGAGAGTTCTGTGTCTCAGTTTGATGATGTTAAAAAACGAGCAAAAGCAGACCGCACAACTACACACAACAGCTCTGAAGAAACACAGAAGGACAACATTTCCTCAGAATGTTTGGAATTAAATCCAGCACATTTAATGAAGATTTCCAAAAGGAAAAGAGAGAATAAAAGTCTTGGATTGCTTTCAGAAAACACTGCCGACCTCAATTCTTCCTCGCTTTTGGACGGCACAGATACAGATAAGcacaaaaagaagaaaaggaaaaaattaGAAGGGCAGGAGAATGTAGAGGCTGATGTGGACGATGTTCATTCTGCAGAGCCGGATCAGTTCAGTGAGTTACAAATACCCGAGATGAcaacaaaaaagaagaagaaacatAAAAGATGTGTCGAGGAGAGTGGTTTAAAAGACATTTCATCAAATGAAGCTTTGAAAGCTCTTCAGACCAATCAACTTGAGCACATAGAGACGTCTGAGGAAATGACAATAAAAACAGTGaagaaggaaaagaaaaaaagagatgcGACTGAGGAACCTCATTATAAATCCGTTGATCTGGATGTGAGTCCTACAGAAAGTACTACAGAAGCTAAATTAAATCCCACCAAGCACAAAAAGAAGAGGAAACAAAGTTTTTCTGGCAGTCACGATGCTCATGAAGCACCtgagaggaagaggaagaaggaCAGAAACTGA